The genomic region taattatgttttattaaTGCTAGCTAAGCAGGTACAATGCCAGAGAGAGTAGGCCTGATTGGAAATGTTCATTTAAAGCAAACAAAATGCCAGTGTACTGAATGCTTAGGAATATATTGCAAATGTCATATTAAATTGGTTTGGTATCTATGTGATCGTAAAGGTGCAAGTGGAGTTCATGAGTTGATATTTCATATAGCAAATTCATAGGAAGTCTTGAGGGATAGGGCCTTTTTATGATTATCGTTCTACTTTTTGAGGTTTGTGTCTGTCAACTATAAAGCCAcccaaagaaacaaaaaaaaaaaaaaaacaattgatttagtttttcttttaggtttgggttttagcttcttttttttttcttttaatttatagacattttaatttaaatttttagatatttagcttaaattaattttatttttacaaaaatgagaatgagtttatatattttctaaaagaaaagtagatatcataaaaattaaaaatattttcttatataaattaaattgtttgaactaaaagttatatattgatattttaaataaaatacaataaaaataaatattgctatttgttagtgtttttttctttttttaataatgataatgtgCCGGCGAACTATAGTTGTGGTGTTGCTAAAGGCCATGAAGGTATTGGAGGTGAGGATGGTTGTAACAAAAATAGTggtaagagttattaattgtttgattattttaattatattaaaattataaaatattacaaattattctaattatttttttattttcaaaagatttttcttttaaaaagttggtttaaatatgtagaattagACTAAAACAttcataaatttctaaaaaatactaaattaagtCTAAGTCACAAGGTTAGTCAaattgaactttattttttaattaaataaataattattttaatttcatttatcattaatataaattcaacattttaaataatataaatactgTTGTGCTTTTTCATACTAATTTTATCCATTTTGAAaagttcaaaatttttattttctgttaatTTACGCCCTATAATTTAATGTTGtagtaagaaaaaatattggAAATGTTTAATCaatattaagttaattagtgtttaatattttttagacaCTAAACAAACTGtgttaaaatgaaatattaaagcaaataaaagatatgAGTTGATTCTTTTGTTAAACTAAGAGAAAGtattgctaaaagaaaatattttctctgatttgattttttttaaagaaattatttaaatttaattagttatcctctaataaataatatactttgtaaattaaaagtattaaatattagaagtattaatttattaaatttataatagttgaaaatttaatataattattaaccAACACTCAAAGTATACTGTATTGCAtaagtttaaaattaataaatttttatataataatgaatttatattctaactaaaccttttatttttaattaaataagtgattttaaaatacatatagatgtatatctaaaataatttttatatttttctatattaataataatagaactatttttatttgtttgtgcTCTAGTTCTCCTTAAAATATAtctctaataataaataaatataaagggttgttattaaaatttattaattattaaatagatctattaattattcaatgtCGAACGGAGTTCGTTTCTTTAgaatgtattaatttattaaatattatatttaagagGGTTGATTATAATAGAAATGtttttaaatgtatatatGCGCAAACACATAAGgagatagaaaaataatacatacaTCTTCAATCACTTTAAAACTTTTACTTTTTGCtctaatttaatagaaaattatttttattaagtttgatAATTATTGTTAAGGACTATACTGACTTTTTTTCCAATAATCTTTTGGTTGGATTGATTAACACCAAAGACTAAGGactttataattatcaaataaaagcCTAAGGAACTAActaatttgattattaaaaagtaGATAATTTGCGACATCGTCACTAAGAGTCAAAGACAAATAGTCTTATCAATTCCATActatttttctcctttgagagttaaatttttttataaaaataaaatcgtGAGACTATAAACTGAAAAACGGATAATACTTCAAATGCGGGTCATGACTTAGTCTATGGATTAATCTATCATCATTGTCTCTGTTTATGGTGGGAATTCGCATCAAAGCTTTAGTCTGCTTAACCGAGGATAGATAACGATACCATATTTCATATTAACTAAgagtcaaaaaaatttattataagatTTAGTACCACCTCTCCTCTTTGAGagttcattttttataaatggCAAAACAAGGAGACCATAAGCTAAAGAAGCTGATAATATCTCAAAAATTGGTCAAGATCTAGTCTATAAATTAGTCTATCATCAATTATCaacaaaatgaagaaaaaaacacataaatattgaaaaaaattatacaaatattaaaaaagattctTAACCGAGAATATACAATgactttataaaattcaatattacATCTCTTCCCTTAAGAGCCATTTTCTTATAAAGGATAAACATATGATACTATAAACTAAAGAAGTTGATAATACTTGAAAATATAGATCACGACCGAGTCTGTAAATTAGTCTATCATCAATTATAAGTCCTAGACTCTCGGTtcaacaaaatgaaaaaaaaaaaagttcatAGATATTACagaaaaaaaatcctaaaCTCAGggttaaaacttttttttaaaaaagcacatagagattaaagaaaaaaaaatcacaaatgTTAAAGAAGACTCTTAAAAGAGGTTCTTTAAAAAAGGTCCCACCGAGATTTGAACTCGGGTTACTGGATTCAGAGTCCAATGTCCTAACCGCTAGACCATGGGACCGAAGGTTATGGGTTACAGGAAAATACCATCTTTGAAGAGTAGATTTTTTCCAAGATCGATattcaatcaaacaaaattatagATGTAATATTTGAATTTGGAGTACCCTCCCCTTATATGTAAAGAAAAAAgcgttttattttaattaaattgaacaaagtggaaattgtattagtCAATGTGTTATTAGGGTGTTTGAAGATAGAAGGTGTCATTGTAGGTAACTAAAATCTCAAAGAAAACTAAGCTATTGAAATCTTTATAATTGCAGGAAATTTTAGCTCCCAACTAACCAAAGTCATTTCAAATGTTAGCATCTAAATGGGTCCAATAAGATGGTGACTGTACAACAACCTTACCATGCAACCTTCTTAACCACTAAACACTCTTCATGAAATTCCATCTCAATTGAAATGTCATTTTTGTCCTCCTCCTTCCTTTCAAATGCAAATCACATGCTCTTTAAGATCTTTATGACCCCTCACACCCCACCACAAATGCCACTACACTCAAATCTTCTTCACCATCTCTTTAATAAACCAAAAATAGCTACCTCAAATAAAACCTTGATTTCAAGCTAATTAGATAGATCGATGGTGCAATATAAATatgatttcatttttcttttttccattttagtTTACTTTAATCAATTCAGCGTTCTGACTTGTAAAAGTTAGAAAAGTGTTGATTTTAGTAATATTCCTCTCTAACATCTATGAGTTTATTGGTTtcattataaaagatatttaaagagataactatttttattatacaacCTTCACTacttgaataaataaaaactctatcatctaaaattagaaaaaaaaaaaaaactgaactCAATTAATGTACCAAAGAGTATTTTCTGTCTTTTTAATTCCTTgcaagatttttaatttcaacataaataatataagtttctttatcattttttttcctaaagAAATATTAGTACAAATGGAGGAAAGTGATTGTGATACTACTTGACCATTAAGCAAAGAATTTGAAGGCAAAGTTGGAGTAGGGGTATGagctaaaaataaacaatcaTAGACATAAAACACAAAGAAAGGGACCAGGCTTATGCATCAGTAGAGCATCTGGGGTGTTCCCCAGGGCACcaacatataaattaaaaattgaaggaaaattaaagattaagtTTGGCTTTATGAAGAAAGCAAGTGCAGAAGGCACATGGTCATGGTCATGAACTCACACATGGCtcaattaaaatctttaatattacCAATAATCACCACCatcaaatttcataattttttattttactaattggAAAGTATGTGCTGCCCTCGGTCCACcccttttcatttatttaattcttttgcttttattgGACATAATTTCtagattttcttcttttgaaatgaaaattgCACACTCTGCTTCAAGAAAATTCAACATGGTGTGGACGTTTACATGACATAATCTTTGCATTTATATtggctttttttcttttcttttctttcaattttctttcatttgcaTCACAAACTTAGAGTGAGTAGTGATTGGTAAATATCTGGAAAATTAACTCAACTCGTTGAGTTGGATTGATTAATTTACTCATTTCGAGTTTATTCgtcaaattaattgatttaatcacatataaaaatttgatcttataaaaatatgaataaaatttcttatgtATCTCTTAGTAAATTGGAATACTAGCTATTAATCtgtatatgatttttaatttaataatattaaaatctaacTCTAgttacattttatatataaagaaaagatataataaataatgaatctaCCCCATATATAATATgcacaaaagaaattcaaagtTAGCAACAATTACCATAAATGATATGGGTACATTAAGCAAAAAAAACTTAATACACATGCAATACTAAATGATTGTTATTGCAAACATTGCAATAAATAGCAAATAGCTATTAATTTCATAAGAGTATAAATTCACTGAGAATCTGTCTTTTTACATAGTATTCAAGGCTGAGAAACTATGTAACTATTTTAACCTCCATTTTGAGCAACTTACCCAGTAGACTTTcttccattttttattatttttttatggtgGAATCTTAAGAACTATAGAGCACTTAATAGACAGTGACAGATCTAGAAAATTTaagctaattttttttttatttttttctcagaatatatgaatttcaatatatattatttaagttatatttcaaattatttactactaatattaaatataatttgagtTCAATGCTAAggggtttttttttctatttttttaataattaagctaaaaaatatgataagcATTATGATAGTTTTGGCTCTGCTCAGTTGAACCATAGAAGTAGCTTGTAGAAGAGATGTAGAACATGAAAAGGCAGCAATAgcagaaattaattaacagCACTTGAGCTTTCCtgctattaaataataatgaaattccTCATCTGAACAGCTGAGGAAGGTAGAGCTTTCCAAATAAGCTACTAACTAATAATAGGACTCAAGCATGCATTCCCTGTAatcatagtcccaaatttaACTCTTTCTTCTGTATGGTTTGGTGactgatattttaatatttgacaGGAGAAAGTAAATTCTGTTAAACTTTCTCAGTAACAATCTTAGAAAGTgtaaaatttttcaagaattAAATATCCAACCTAACTCATTCTGAGTCACCTCCACTAACATTACATATTTCCCTATCAAAGATCAAAGATTATGACATGACAACAAAACCCAATATCCAATTGTGTAATATCTGTGCTCATCCTATCCACCAAAGTTGCATCAACTCAAACCTGTCACTTCTTCATTTCACTGTTTTATCTTTTCAACCAGGCAATGCcacattattttcaaaatgaaGAACTGTTACATTTTCTACAGTGACATTtcccatttttctttctcaagaGTCCATTCTAGTGAATTTTAAGTGTTTCTTGAAGAGTCTAAATCTATCAAAACTCTGATTAAaattgtttaaatttaaatttatatgcaaattcaaaagCGATATTACGAGGTCAAAATTTTCTACGAGACGGACACCGGgtcataattaaaatttaatgagatttaaaaatttgtcgtttactcattatataattttcattagTTAGATATACGTCTGGATATTTAATTTTGCAATCTTGATTTAGATTTAAAGCATCTGTGATTAGAATAATGATATTTGTCACTAGTGAGATTTTTAAGTAGTGAAGTTGATTTTGCTATCTTAGAAATCAAATGAAGCCTTTATGTTTGTCATAGGGTACCCATCAACCAATACTGTGATGCTTTGAAAGAAAAGTATATAGCAGAAACACAACAACTAACTAGCAGAAACACAACAACTAACTAATTTGGTGCATCTTGCTTTTCTAAAGAACCAGGAATCTCAACAAATTGGCAGGATACGACTGGAGACAACTTTACAAAAAGTAAGGaccaaaaaatattactatattttagatatttttgcAACAAACTACTCTAAATTATGATTGTTAGAACGGTTACAGAGTTTTGTACTGTCAAAATTATGTTCAATCTAGCTTAAAATCACTTGCTGATCACTTTAATCTGGTGTTCTTCTCAAGGTTATACATAACAATATCAGGTATAACTTGAAGcaataatgataaaagaacctgtagaaaagaaaaatcgaAGAACTCCATTAATATGGTTTAACTTGAAATTTAGCAGATTCATGGTTTCCTGTCAGTTCTTCCAttcatcctttttttttctcctgtGCTGCAGAAATGAGCCACGCATTCTGATGACATTCCCAGAAACCATATCAGTAGTcattagtaattaatatttaactcCATTACAGGATCGGAATCTCTGTTAAAAAGAGTTCAGATAGTTAAGCTATCAATATTTGCATTGACAACCATATATGACAAACTACAtgaaaatgtatatatatatatatgcttccAGAAATGCATCTGGATCGGCTTCGTCTCCCCAGATATCTGAAAGTATCCTACTCATCATCAAActtatgtgtatatatatatatatgatttaccaattcttttcctattcttcttcttcttcttcttcttccacttcttcatgtttcttcttcttttttctttccctctaatttttttaactagaAACTATGAGATGTAATATTATACCCCATAATCAGCATCTCCAGTCCAGCCTGACCTCACTGAGTCCACCTACTAGTACATGCTGATCAGGCTTCCGAAACGACACAATGTGGCTGCTCACCATGAATGCAGTTACACGCTCCGAAACCCTTATGTCCTCCATCTTCAACTCCTGTAATCTCCGGACGTATTCCGGCACATGTACTATGTCCCACACCACTCCCATTCCACCGGGTTTCAACACCCTGACCATCTCCCCCAACACTCTCATTCTCTCCGCTGCTGCTTCCACCGTCCTGTGACCGTACTCTTTTCCCACTGTGTGGAAAAACACAGCTGATACCACCACATCAAAATAGTTATCCCCAAATGGTAGGCTCCTCACATCACCTTCTCTGCAAGTTACATACTCCCCAACTCCTGTTTacattagaaaaagaaaaaagaaactcatAATTAATCCCATTATTTGTTTAAGCAAAATGAGTTTCAAATCATACATTCAAGAACTTAAATTCTGAAATTCACACAGAAAAAAAAGGGAGAGAAGCCCAGAAAAGCTAAGCTCTGTTAGCAGAAAATTTTAAGCTGAATTAAGTATTGTTTCTTGGAAGTATGGtgtaaaaagaagaattaaattaaaaagatcatgttaaaagaaaaagaaataaataagaatttattgCATAAACGCGTTAAGGTTAGTGGTAAAGTAACTGAAGTACAAGTCAGCAACCAACCTTCCATGTTCGCAGTTCGGAGAGTAGACAGGGTAGTCCGTTTAGATCGGTCCAACCCAACAACCCGACCGCAACTACCGGTTTTCTTCAACTGGGTAGCTACAGCATTCAATAGAATCCCTCTTCCACATCCGATGTCAAGAGCTAACTTAACATTAGACCAATCATTCACATAGCTAACCATTCTCTGCGCCATCTCATGATGCAACGCAACCGCGCTGTAAAAGAAGTTTCCCGCCGCGAAAAACAGACAGACTGCTGACAGAGCCGTCACGCACCCAGTAAACCCCGCCGCGAAACGGGCAACCCCGGCGGTGCTGGTGGTGGTTGCAAAGTGAAGGACACATGTTTCCAGGAGTTCACAGAACGGGTCGAAGTAGTATAGGAAAAGGATAGATAAGATGGTGAAAAAAATGGCGTGGCATAACAGGAATATTAGTGTTTGCCATTGATCCATGCCGTAGATTGTGTAGATCTGTGTCCAGTCTCTGTGATTTGTTGCTGTTGTTTTGTTGTTTCTGTAACGAGGGGGATGTGGTTTGATCATCAGTGACATTGTTAAGTCCAGGCTCTGCTCTTGCTAGTTGTATTTAGTCTTGTTTAAACCTGTAAAAGAAACAAAgggattataaaaaatttcaagaaaaacaaCAGAGATctccaaaaaaaaataaaaaagatttcaaAAACTGATCTTTTCTCATTTCCAAGAATGAACAATAATGACTCAGAATTATGCAAGTAGAGCAATTAACTTACCAGAACAatattctccttttcttcACTGTGTTCTTGAGCAACCAAAAACCCAGAAAAgcacataaaagaaaaaggttctTGATTCTTGCACTATATCATTACCAAAATGCCAGTACCATTTACAGAACAGCCATCAGATCCATTGACTGTATCAGACTGAGacatttcttttccttgtttttttttttttttttgtactaTCCCAAAAAGAGGCAAAAGAGAAAGAACCATAAAAACGAAACAGGATATTGAAGATCAGAAGAGCTTTCAGTACTAGAAGGTTACTTGTTATTACCCTTCTGCAACAAGCTGGTCTGGTTTTTTGCTTTCAAATTATAATGAATCTGCTGCAACTGTCAGGTTtgttaatgaagataacaaagATATCATCATCATCCGTCTATCTTTCTTCCACTGCCACTGCTACTTCCAGCATTCAACGCGTTTCTTGATTCGTCGTTTTGCGTTTCTTTAAATTTGAGctctttagtttatttatattttaactttgtttctctttttttttttgaaaattttcagtGGGTGTTGGAGTGGTGGTGAGGGGCGATTGTACGGACTTTTAGAAAGAGCAAAGAAGAGGTTTTGgcgagagagggagagagagagagagagagaatgatTGGCGTTCGCAGTTGCTGTATTATATGTATTCAGTGTGTAGTGGGAGAAGGGCAAAATGGGAATAATGATTGGTGTTTTTGTACCGGCTTTAGTGATGTAATATCTAATTGGCCAAACAATTGACTTTTCTTCGTTGAAAAGTCTGCAAATTCGCGGTTAAATACTTCAATTTCATGGTTAtcgttttccttttcttttctttttttttttaaaaaaaaaattctagttacgtaataaaaaaaattacatttcctcaatctaattttaataggttattttttctttttaattttttgaaaactataaattgtttttttagttattaatttagtaattaaatatctaaatgtcttttactaattaatataaattaatatttataattaaattctacttatttaatttaatacttttattttctctggatttcaaaaattattaataaactaacaaat from Ricinus communis isolate WT05 ecotype wild-type chromosome 9, ASM1957865v1, whole genome shotgun sequence harbors:
- the LOC8282945 gene encoding uncharacterized protein LOC8282945, which gives rise to MSLMIKPHPPRYRNNKTTATNHRDWTQIYTIYGMDQWQTLIFLLCHAIFFTILSILFLYYFDPFCELLETCVLHFATTTSTAGVARFAAGFTGCVTALSAVCLFFAAGNFFYSAVALHHEMAQRMVSYVNDWSNVKLALDIGCGRGILLNAVATQLKKTGSCGRVVGLDRSKRTTLSTLRTANMEGVGEYVTCREGDVRSLPFGDNYFDVVVSAVFFHTVGKEYGHRTVEAAAERMRVLGEMVRVLKPGGMGVVWDIVHVPEYVRRLQELKMEDIRVSERVTAFMVSSHIVSFRKPDQHVLVGGLSEVRLDWRC